One stretch of Astatotilapia calliptera chromosome 3, fAstCal1.2, whole genome shotgun sequence DNA includes these proteins:
- the LOC113018604 gene encoding uncharacterized protein K02A2.6-like, whose amino-acid sequence MCMQRNVSFSNDVHQLSMSADDLSQQLITEYSDLFSDELGRLPVTYRMTLNPDVKPVVRPAHRIPLAMKDRVKAELVRMEKLGVITPVSEPTDWVSSMVATNKKGKDEIRICINPRDLNTALKRPHHPMRTVEEVAAIMSNATVFSVLDAKNSFWQVSLDQKSSMLTTFSTCFGRFRFLRMPFGLNAASEVFQRAMEQIFAGYPCAIIVDDILIGGRTMKEHDDNLRKVLDRAREVNLRLNPLKCKFRLNQVSYVGHIFTSEGLKADPSKTAAIREMPVPTDVQALQRFLGMVNYLGKFIPNFSHLSAPLRQLTHKDSEWMWDTQHQTAFKALKEHMSNPPVLSYYDVSKPVTLTCDASQYGLGAACLQEGRPVAYASRTLTDTETRYAQIEKELLAVVFACTKFHDYIYGKPVVVETDHQPLVTILKKPIHAAPARLQRMLLRLQKYNITLTYKCGKHMYLADTLSRAPNSSTFQQPEEEDNFDVMTVSCISSSRLEELKGHTAEDELIVDDGIILKGSKAVIPKSLQGDYITIMHRGHPGVEATKRRARGIVFWPFMSRDIEQTVTSCSVCNSTKPHQQKEPLHLHEVPELPWSTVATDIFEWHCQHYLVVVDSYSGWFEIDLLKDLTSATVIKKLKRHFSVHGAPHTLISDNGRQFTSQRFKDFASQWDFQHVTSSPEYPQSNGLAERAVRSAKQLMEKSHRDGTDVFLNLLNLRNVPRDVNLGSSAERLLSRQTRTTLPITTKLLEPQHLESERVKAQLLNKRLTQKVCYDRSSRPLPPLNEGQVVRLQTPQGYDRTGVVKELCKEPRSYLVQSDGNTYRRNRRHILPVSEPVTVQKDTDHHHYDGLQVVGENNDVEQFKDSTHVESSSDVLHSPRPSKSDGVYRTRFGRVCKPNPRYKD is encoded by the exons ATGTGCATGCAGAGAAATGTATCATTCAGCAATGACGTCCACCAATTGAGCATGTCTGCAGATGACCTGTCACAACAGCTTATCACAGAATACAGCGACTTATTTTCTGATGAGCTTGGGAGGTTGCCAGTCACCTATCGCATGACACTGAACCCAGATGTGAAACCAGTTGTTCGCCCAGCACATCGCATCCCTTTGGCCATGAAAGACAGGGTCAAGGCAGAGCTGGTCAGGATGGAGAAATTAGGCGTCATTACTCCCGTCTCAGAGCCGACGGACTGGGTGTCTTCCATGGTAGCCACCAACAAGAAGGGCAAAGATGAAATCAGGATATGCATAAATCCTCGAGATTTAAACACTGCTCTGAAAAGACCACACCATCCCATGCGCACAGTAGAAGAAGTGGCTGCAATAATGTCAAACGCTACTGTGTTCTCTGTTTTGGATGCTAAGAACTCTTTTTGGCAGGTGTCATTGGATCAAAAATCATCCATGCTAACCACCTTCAGCACTTGTTTTGGTCGTTTCAGGTTCCTCAGAATGCCTTTTGGTCTTAACGCTGCCAGCGAGGTGTTTCAGAGAGCCATGGAGCAGATATTCGCTGGGTATCCATGTGCCATCATTGTTGATGATATACTCATCGGCGGAAGAACCATGAAAGAACATGACGACAACCTGAGAAAAGTCCTTGATCGTGCCAGAGAAGTAAACCTGCGACTAAACCCATTAAAGTGCAAATTCCGGCTGAATCAGGTCAGTTATGTCGGACACATTTTCACAAGCGAGGGGCTTAAAGCAGACCCTTCCAAAACAGCCGCAATCAGAGAGATGCCAGTTCCAACAGATGTCCAAGCCCTGCAGAGGTTCCTGGGGATGGTCAATTATCTTGGAAAATTCATTCCAAACTTCAGCCATCTGTCAGCTCCTCTGCGACAGCTCACACACAAGGACAGCGAGTGGATGTGGGACACACAGCATCAGACTgcgttcaaagcacttaaaGAGCACATGTCTAATCCACCTGTTCTGTCATATTATGATGTCAGCAAACCTGTGACACTAACGTGCGATGCATCACAGTATGGTCTTGGTGCAGCTTGCTTACAGGAAGGGCGACCTGTGGCATATGCTTCACGTACTCTGACAGACACTGAAACCAGATATGCTCAGATAGAAAAGGAGCTGCTGGCTGTTGTTTTCGCATGTACAAAGTTTCATGACTACATATATGGCAAGCCTGTGGTCGTAGAAACAGACCATCAGCCACTGGTCACCATACTAAAGAAACCTATTCACGCTGCACCAGCCAGATTACAGAGGATGTTGTTAAGGCTCCAAAAATACAACATCACCCTCACATATAAATgtggaaaacacatgtatctgGCTGACACACTGTCTCGTGCTCCCAACAGCTCCACTTTCCAGCAGCCTGAAGAAGAGGACAACTTTGATGTCATGACGGTGAGCTGCATCTCTTCTTCACGCCTGGAGGAACTTAAAGGACACACAGCTGA GGATGAGCTGATTGTGGATGATGGCATCATTCTTAAAGGTTCCAAAGCTGTGATCCCAAAATCACTGCAAGGAGACTACATCACCATCATGCACAGAGGACATCCCGGCGTAGAAGCTACCAAGCGGAGAGCACGGGGGATCGTCTTCTGGCCGTTCATGTCAAGAGATATTGAACAAACAGTTACTTCCTGCTCGGTGTGTAACAGCACTAAACCTCATCAACAAAAAGAGCCCCTTCATCTGCATGAAGTTCCAGAGCTTCCTTGGTCAACTGTGGCTACAGATATCTTTGAGTGGCACTGTCAGCACTATTTAGTAGTAGTCGACTCATACTCAGGCTGGTTTGAGATTGACCTGCTAAAGGATTTGACATCAGCGACAGTCatcaaaaagctgaaaagacaCTTCTCAGTTCATGGTGCTCCACACACTCTGATCTCAGACAATGGCAGGCAGTTTACAAGCCAGCGTTTCAAAGACTTTGCTTCACAGTGGGACTTTCAACATGTCACCAGCAGTCCAGAGTATCCTCAATCCAATGGGCTTGCTGAGAGAGCAGTGCGCAGTGCTAAACAGCTGATGGAGAAGTCACACAGAGATGGCACTGATGTATTTCTCAACCTGCTGAACCTCAGGAATGTTCCACGTGATGTGAACCTGGGTTCCTCTGCAGAACGACTTCTATCCAGACAGACTCGAACTACGCTCCCAATCACAACGAAACTGCTCGAACCACAACACCTTGAATCTGAGAGAGTGAAAGCCCAACTACTCAACAAGAGACTGACTCAGAAGGTCTGTTATGACAGATCCAGCCGACCACTTCCACCTCTCAACGAAGGACAAGTAGTGAGGTTACAGACCCCACAGGGTTATGACCGCACAGGTGTGGTAAAGGAACTTTGTAAAGAACCTAGATCCTACCTGGTACAGTCAGATGGAAACACTTACAGGAGAAATCGCAGACACATATTGCCTGTGTCTGAGCCTGTTACTGTTCAGAAAGACACTGATCATCATCATTATGATGGACTGCAGGTTGTGGGTGAAAACAATGATGTAGAACAGTTTAAAGACAGCACTCATGTTGAGAGCTCTTCTGATGTTTTGCATTCTCCAAGACCTTCCAAGAGTGATGGTGTTTACAGGACACGCTTTGGTCGTGTGTGCAAACCAAATCCAAGATATAAGGATTAA